One window of the Pelobates fuscus isolate aPelFus1 chromosome 12, aPelFus1.pri, whole genome shotgun sequence genome contains the following:
- the PLLP gene encoding plasmolipin translates to MAEFPSKVSTQTSTPEASGSNGIMGFLNPDLAFLRSIPGILMLVEICLGLLMWALVADSPHFSIPPYEYVLFVGVFCWLVTLILYVMLILQLQRKMTFIPWNLVLFIYNVAALLLYITGFFTCAASVDPWSYKGTSPYNKRAAASFFGCLVMISYGASAFFSFMEWRGSPANAASAQA, encoded by the exons ATGGCTGAATTTCCATCCAAAGTCAGCACCCAGACCAGCACTCCCGAGGCGTCCGGATCAAACGGCATAATGGGCTTCTTAAACCCCGACCTTGCCTTCCTGAGGTCCATCCCAGGAATCTTAATGCTTGTAGAAATC TGCCTGGGGCTCCTGATGTGGGCGCTAGTGGCAGACAGCCCCCATTTCTCTATCCCACCCTACGAGTACGTGTTATTTGTTGGCGTGTTCTGCTGGTTGGTAACCCTGATCCTCTATGTGATGCTCATCCTGCAACTACAGAGGAAAATGACGTTCATTCCCTGGAACTTAGTG ttgtttatatataatgtggcAGCCTTACTGCTGTATATCACTGGGTTCTTTACCTGCGCTGCATCCGTGGACCCATGGTCATATAAAGGAACCTCGCCGTACAATAAGAGAGCTGCTGCCTCG TTCTTTGGCTGTTTGGTGATGATCTCATATGGTGCGAGTGCCTTCTTCAGCTTTATGGAGTGGAGAGGATCTCCTGCTAACGCAGCCTCCGCACAGGCCTGA